The genomic DNA tcaatcaatcaatcaatcaatcaatcactcactcactcactcactcactcactcactcactcactcactcactcactcactcactcactcactcaatcaatcaatcaatcaatcaatcaatcaatcaatcactcactcactcactcactcactcactcactcactcactcactcactcactcactcaatcaatcaatcaatcaatcaatcaatcaatcaatcaatcaatcaatcaatcaatcaatcaatcaatcaatcaatcaatcactcaatCAATcactcaatcaatcaatcaatcaatcaatcaatcaatcaatcaatcactcactcactcactcactcactcactcactcactcactcactcactcaatcaatcaatcaatcaatcaatcaatcaatcaatcaatcaatcaatcaatcaatcaatcaatcaatcaatcaatcaatcaatcaatcaatcaatcactcactcactcactcactcactcactcactcactcactcactcactcacctctacctcacctcacctcaccatatTTCTCCAGTTCTGCATAGTCGCCATGGAAGTTTAATATATTTCATTTCCTTGCAGTCATACATGTCCCCATTCATTAAACAAGTGGATGACTGgcataacataggggatattgatagggtATTACATACATCAATACAAGCAGCTTATGTTCTTGTGGCTGCTTGTGTTACTAAGGCAGGGTCATTGTATTCTGTCTCTGTGTTGACTCGGGGTCTTGATGTAGGcataatgtaattatgtgttaactagTTGTTGAGTGCTGGTCTTGACTTTTAGATGTGTAGCTcctcgctgatgtccagtctCCTGATGTTGTTATACTTGtctattatttcagtgttgcttgttaagatgtctctggtgatggtctggttgtgtgaagagattatatgctccttgatggagccctgttgcttgtgcattgttaatcgcctagagaaaGACTTTGTTTTGCCTAAATATTGAGATTTTTGggtctgacagtccccaagtgggcatgtgaagggttAGACCCTGTTGGTCTCtcttaaggcgttctgtttggtgtctaaaGAGCAGTATAAGTAGGTAGTGTAAGtagtagttttaacttataagtaGTTTGGCGTTCTTCTTATTTTTGTAATATATTGATATTTGTATCTTCTGACTGaagtctgtaggaataacgttcctatcaataaaATCTTTCAGGGCGCCTTCTTCCATTTTGTAagccgtggaaaagaagttcctgtaacacAGTCTGATAAGAGGTACAGGTCTTGTGTCCTCAGAGGTTGCAAGTCGTGTCATCTTCcttttaatgacgtcttcaacGTAACCGTTCGAGAAGCCATtactgaccaggacctgccttactgtaCGGAGTTCCTCGTCGATGGGGACGTCGGCGTCACACTCACTATCTATAATGTGTGAGATCTAGACCAGTATTAAGCTGTGTCATTTGCCAATATTGTTTGATAAGTTCCTTTAATATTAATTACTGATGACTTCAAAGGATTTTAACCTATGTGATAAAGGTGCATAtcttggtctggtcaacatactttagccacgttattgtgactcatcgcctgcgtgcATATGTTATTGGTGAGCTCCATCTGGGCCTGTGCTCCTAcgagattgattgttgccgccgaaggcggctagtttattgtgcaccccatactgatcctgtgagcggtagcgcaaaagcattacagatggcataaaaggtctttatcagacctcatcttagattattacataaacaatttcatctatccttcacaccttatctgCTCCTACCAGAGATCATTATCGTCCTaggtttactgttcatcattagaCTGTTATGATGAACCTTTCCTAAAGTATATACTTTTaaggagagatatcaaataaaatTTGTTATAAGTTACGCCTGACTTGCTAACTTTTAATTAGTACATAAAGTGTGATACAGTGTAAAAATTTAATGAAAGTGGATGTATTTGGAAGGTAGATCTACTGCTGCAAACTTTGAAAATAACTCTTTGTAAATATATTTCCCTGTGTAAGATTTTGCTTGTTTTCCCGATTGTTTTGCTTGCAACAGTCGCCTTAGGTGCACCAGGCCTTAGGTGCACCAGGCCTTAGGTGCACCAGGCCTTAGGTGCACCAGGCCTTAGGTGCACCAGGCCTTAGGTGCACCAGGCCTTAGGTGCACCAGGCCTTAGGTGCACCAGGCCTTAGGTGCACCAGGCCTTAGGTGCACCAGGCCTTAGGTGCACCAGGCCTTAGGTGCACCAGGCAGACTCCCGTGCACGAGCGTCAACTGTCAGGTATTCAAGATATGCCTAGAGCACCGGGCCTCACTTTCCCAGGTATACTCTGTCGAGTCCTGACCTCTCAGTGAGTGACCTACTCAAGACAGTGAGTGACCTACTCAAGACAGTGAGTGACCTACTCAAGACAGTGAGTGACCTACTCAAGACAGTGAGTGACCTACTCAAGACAGTGAGTGACCTACTCAAGACAGTGAGTGACCTACTCAAGACAGTGAGTGACCTACTCAAGACAGTGAGTGACCTACTAAAGACAGTGAGTGACCTACTCAAGACAGTGAGTGACCTATTCAAGACAGTGAGTGACCTACTCAAGACAGTGAGTGACCTACTCAAGACAGTGAGTGACCTACTCAAGACAGTGAGTGACCTACTCAAGACAGTGAGTGGCCTTCTCAAGACAGTGAGTGACCTACTCAAGACAGTAAGTGACCTACTCAAGACAGTGAGTGACCTACTCAAGACAGTGAGTGACCTACTCAAGACAGTGAGTGACCTACTAAAGACAGTGAGTGACCTACTCAAGACAGTGAGTGACCTACTCAAGACAGTGAGTGACCTACTCAAGACAGTGAGTGACCTACTCAAGACAGTGAGTGACCTACTCAAGACAGTGAGTGACCTACTCAAGACAGTGAGTGACCTACTCAAGACAGTGAGTGACCTACTCAAGACAGTGAGTGACCTACTCAAGACAGTGAGTGACCTACTCAAGACAGTGAGTGACCTACTCAAGACAGTGAGTGACCTACTCAAGACAGTGAGTGACCTACTCAAGACAGTGAGTGACCTACTCAAGACAGTGAGTGACCTACTCAAGACAGAGAGTGACCTACTCAAGACAGTGAGTGACCAACCCAAGACAGTGAGTGACCTACTCAAGACAGTGAGTGACCAACCCAAGACAGTGAGTGACCTACTCAAGACAGAGAGTGACCTACTCAAGACAGTGAGTGACCAACCCAAGACAGTGAGTGACCTACTCAAGACAGTGAGTGACCTACTCAAGACAGTGAGTGACCTACTCAAGACAGTGAGTGACCTACTCAAGACAGTGAGTGACCTACTCAAGACAGTGAGTGACCTACTCAAGACAGTGAGTGACCTACTCAAGACAGTGAGTGACCTACTCAAGACAGTGAGTGACCTACTCAAGACAGTGAGTGACCTACTCAAGACAGTGAGTGACCTACTCAAGACAAAGGTATACATATAGGTTAGTGAGTCTCGCTGGTCGTGACACTCACCCCTTGCAGGAGGAGCAGCTGAGTGGTAAAGGTTCACATCAATTGCTTTGAAAGTTGATGAGTGCTAGCATGGTGTCGTGTGTTAGCATGGTgtcgtgtgctagcatggtgtcgtgtgctagcatggtggtcgtgtgctagcatggtgtcgtgtgctagcatggtggtcgtgtgctagcatggtggtcgtgtgctagcatggtgtcgtgtgctagcatggtgtcgtgtgctagcatggtgtcgtgtgctagcatggtgtcgtgtgctagcatggtggtcgtgtgctagcatggtgtcgtgtgctagcatggtggtcgtgtgctagcatggtggtcgtgtgctagcatggtgtcgtgtgctagcatggtgtcgtgtgctagcatggtgtcgtgtgctagcatggtgtcgtgtgctagcatggtggtcgtgtgctagcatggtggtcgtgtgctagcatggtgtcgtgtgctagcatggtgtcgtgtgctagcatggtgtcgtgtgctagcatggtgtcgtgtgctagcatggtgtcgtgtgctagcatggtgTCGTGTGCTACGATGGTGTCGTGTGTTAGCATGGTGTCGTGTGGTAGCATGGTGTCGTGTGCTAGCATAGTGTCGTGTGCTATCATGGTGTCGTGTGCTAGCATGATgtcgtgtgctagcatggtgtcgtgtgctagcatggtggtcgtgtgctagcatggtgTCCTGTGCTAGCATGTTgtcgtgtgctagcatggtgGTCGTGTGTTAGCATGGTgtcgtgtgctagcatggtgtcgtgtgctagcatagtgtcgtgtgctagcatggtgtcgtgtgctagcatgatgtcgtgtgctagcatggtgtggtgtcgtgtgctagcatggtgGTCGTGTGTACTAGCATCGTgtcgtgtgctagcatggtggtcgtgtgctagcatggtgtcgtgtgctagcatggtgtcgtgtgctagcatggtgtcgtgtgctagcatggtgGTCGTTTGCTAGCATATGGTCGTGTGCTAGTATGGTGgtcgtgtgctagcatggtgtcgtgtgctagcatggtgtcgtgtgctagcatggtgtcgtgtgctagcatggtgTCGTGTGCTACGATGGTGTCGTGTGTTAGCATGGTgtcgtgtgctagcatggtgtcgtgtgctagcatagtgtcgtgtgctagcatggtgtcgtgtgctagcatgatgtcgtgtgctagcatggtgtcgtgtgctagcatggtggtcgtgtgctagcatggtgTCCTGTGCTAGCATGTTgtcgtgtgctagcatggtggtcgtgtgctagcatggtgtcgtgtgctagcatggtgtcgtgtgctagcatggtggtcgtgtgctagcatggtgtcgtgtgctagcatggtgtcgtgtgctagcatggtgtcgtgtgctagcatgggtgtcgtgtgctagcatgggtgtcgtgtgctagcatgggggtcgtgtgctagcatggtgtcgtgtgctagcatggtgttgtgtgctagcatggtgtcgtgtgctagcatggtgtcgtgtgctagcatggtggtcgtgtgctagcatggtgTCCTGTGCTAGCATGTTgtcgtgtgctagcatggtggtcgtgtgctagcatggtgtcgtgtgctagcatggtgtcgtgtgctagcatggtggtcgtgtgctagcatggtgtcgtgtgctagcatggtgtcgtgtgctagcatgggggtcgtgtgctagcatgggtgtcgtgtgctagcataggggtcgtgtgctagcatggtgtcgtgtgctagcatggtgttgtgtgctagcatggtgtcgtgtgctagcatggtggtcgtgtgctagcatggtgTCGTGTGCCAGCATGGGTGTCGTGTGCTAGCATGGGTGTCGTGTGCTAGCATGGGGgtcgtgtgctagcatggtgGTCGTGTGCTAGCATTGTgtcgtgtgctagcatggtgTCGTGTGCCAGCATGGGTGTCGTGTGCTAGCATGGGTGTCGTGTGCTAGCATGGGGgtcgtgtgctagcatggtgtcgtgtgctagcatggtgttgtgtgctagcatggtgtcgtgtgctagcatggtggtcgtgtgctagcatggtgTCGTGTGCCAGCATGGGTGTCGTGTGCTAGCATGGGTGTCGTGTGCTAGCATGGGGgtcgtgtgctagcatggtgGTCGTGTGCTAGCATTGTgtcgtgtgctagcatggtgtcgtgtgctagcatggtgtcgtgtgctagcatggtgTCGTGTGCTACGATGGTGTCGTGTGTTAGCATGGTgtcgtgtgctagcatggtgtcgtgtgctagcatggtgtcgtgtgctagcatgatgtcgtgtgctagcatggtgtcgtgtgctagcatggtggtcgtgtgctagcatggtgTCCTGTGCTAGCATGTTgtcgtgtgctagcatggtggtcgtgtgctagcatggtgtcgtgtgctagcatggtgTCATGTGCTAGCATGGTGgtcgtgtgctagcatggtgtcgtgtgctagcatggtgtcgtgtgctagcatggtgtcgtgtgctagcatggtgtcgtgtgctagcatggtggtcgtgtgctagcatggtgtcgtgtgctagcatggtggtcgtgtgctagcatggtgttgtgtgctagcatggtgtcgtgtgctagcatggtggtcgtgtgctagcatggggtcgtgtgctagcatggtgttgtgtgctagcatggtgtcgtgtgctagcatggtgtcgtgtgctagcatggtggtcgtgtgctagcatggggtcgtgtgctagcatggtgttgtgtgctaacatggtgtcgtgtgctagcatggtgtcgtgtgctagcatggtgtcgtgtgctagcatggtgTCGGGTACTAGCATGGTgtcgtgtgctagcatggtgGTCGTGTGCCAGCATGGGTGTCGTGTGCTAGCATGGGTGTCGTGTGCTAGCATGGGGgtcgtgtgctagcatggtggtcgtgtgctagcatggtggtcgtgtgctagcatggtgtcgtgtgctagcatggtggtcgtgtgctagcatggtgGTCGCTTGCTAGCATGGGGGTCGTATGCTAGCATGGTGGTCGCGTGCTAGCATGGGGgtcgtgtgctagcatggtggtcgtgtgctagcatggtgtcgtgtgctagcatggtgTCATGTGCTAGCATGGGGTCGTGTACTAGCATGGTGTCATGTACTAGCATGGTGTCGTGTACTAGCATGGTGTCGTGTACTAGCATGGTgtcgtgtgctagcatggtgtcgtgtgctagcatggtgTCGTGTACTAGCATGGTGTCGTGTACTAGCATGGTGTCGTGTATTAGCATGGTGTCGTGTACTATCATGGTgtcgtgtgctagcatggtgTCGTGTGCTAGCATGGTATCGTGTGCTAGCATGGTGTCATGTGCTTGCATGGGgtcgtgtgctagcatggtgtcgtgtgctagcatgatgtcgtgtgctagcatggtgtcgtgtgctagcatggtgTCGTGTACTATCATGGTgtcgtgtgctagcatggtgTCGTGTGCTAGCATGGTATCGTGTGCTAGCATGGTGTCATGTGCTTGCATGGGgtcgtgtgctagcatggtgTCGTGTACAAGCATGGTGTCGTGTGCTAGCTTGGTGTCGTGTGCTAGCATGATgtcgtgtgctagcatggtgTCATGTGCTAGTATGGTGTCGTGTGCTTGCATGGTGTCGTGTGCTAGCATGATgtcgtgtgctagcatggtgTCGTGTGCTAGCATTGTGTCGTGTACTATCATGGTgtcgtgtgctagcatggtgTCGTGTGCTAGCATGGTATCGTGTGCTATCATGGTGTCATGTGCTTGCATGGGgtcgtgtgctagcatggtgTCGTGTACAAGCATGGTGTCGTGTGCTAGCTTGGTGTCGTGTGCTAGCATGATgtcgtgtgctagcatggtgTCATGTGCTAGTATGGTGTCGTGTGCTTGCATGGTgtcgtgtgctagcatggtgTCGTGTACTATCATGGTGTCGTGTGCTAGCATTGTGTCGTGTGCTAGCATGGTATCGTGTGCTAGCATGGTGTCATGTGCTTGCATGGGgtcgtgtgctagcatggtgTCGTGTACAAGCATGGTGTCGTGTGCTAGCTTGGTGTCGTGTGCTAGCATGATgtcgtgtgctagcatggtgTCATGTGCTAGTATGGTGTCGTGTGCTTGCATGGTgtcgtgtgctagcatggtgtcgtgtactagcatggtgtcgtgtgctagcatggtgTCGTGTACTAGCATGGTGTCATGTGCTAGCATGGTGTCGTGTACTAGCATGGTgtcgtgtgctagcatggtgttgtgtgctagcatggtgtcatgtgctagcatggtgtcgtgtgctagcatggtgtcgtgtactagcatggtgtcgtgtgctagcatggtgtcgtgtgctagcaaggtgtcgtgtgctagcatggtgtcgtgtgctagcatggtgtcgtgtgctagcatgggggtcgtgtgctagcatggtgtcgagtgctagcatggtgtcgtgtgctagcatgggggtcgtgtgctagcatggtgtcgagtgctagcatggtgtcgtgagctagcatggtgtcgtgtactagcatggtgtcgtgtgctagcaaggtgtcgtgtgctagcatggtgtcgtgtgctagcatggtgtcgtgtgctagcatgggggtcgtgtgctagcatggtgtcgagtgctagcatggtgtcgtgtgctagcatggtgtcgtgtactagcatggtgtcgtgtgctagcatggtgACGTGTACTAGCATGGTgtcgtgtgctagcatggtgTCGTGTACTAGCATGGGGgtcgtgtgctagcatggtgACGTGTACTAGCATGGGGTCGTGTGCTAGCATGGGGGTCGTGTGCTAGCATGGGgtcgtgtgctagcatggtgTCGTGTACTAGCATGGTGTCGTCTGCTAGCATGGGGgtcgtgtgctagcatggtgtcgtgtgctagcatggtgTCGTGTGCTAGCATAGGGGTCGTGTGTATAGCATGGTgtcgtgtgc from Procambarus clarkii isolate CNS0578487 chromosome 32, FALCON_Pclarkii_2.0, whole genome shotgun sequence includes the following:
- the LOC138370544 gene encoding uncharacterized protein, with product MLAHDTMLAHDTMLAHNTMLAHDTMLVHDTMLAHDTMLVHDTMLAHDTMLVHDTMLAHDTMQAHDTILAHDTMLAHDIMLAHDTKLAHDTMLVHDTMLAHDPMQAHDTMLAHDTMLAHDTMLAHDTMIVHDTMLAHDTMQAHDTILAHDTMLAHDIMLAHDTKLAHDTMLVHDTMLAHDPMQAHDTMIAHDTMLAHDTMLAHDTMIVHDTMLAHDTMLAHDIMLAHDTMQAHDTILAHDTMLAHDIMLAHDTKLAHDTMLVHDTMLAHDPMQAHDTMLAHDTMLAHDTMLAHDTMIVHDTMLAHDTMLAHDIMLAHDTMLAHDPMQAHDTMLAHDTMLAHDTMLAHDTMIVHDTMLIHDTMLVHDTMLVHDTMLAHDTMLAHDTMLVHDTMLVHDTMLVHDTMLVHDPMLAHDTMLAHDTMLAHDHHASTRPPC